In Polaribacter sp. L3A8, a genomic segment contains:
- a CDS encoding GAF domain-containing protein, with the protein MKIIKPNLISESELPLQLNVSFNKVFTLFQKYADIEHAKHPFHSSAKEMVTLINKYPELNDGFSDYALLDKYKDQINLLLNPLFPEPLLSNEIKAASIPFSFTSFKFTDRFEDIIQNAGENYELTVRNFEDDDMYIMACTFILGHVYGFKVDVKRPFYFDIPDKTSGTMKYYRTTFNADFSEITATKKAPLLTEKDFKELLNNFDNIALWKEKFPPNSYIFKGFGLISLFDVTSEEMLSSIKANLLEGGTDLIPKLQSNLRDFYSIKDLKLGYSIFDNINIKICETKVNKSNSLILNHGAEINCDSNYFCNAIMEKVFKNHETFIISDVDQYGLNTDHNLFSKNLQENGIQSIILIPIKATNNGDLALLEIASPRAFDLNSVNINKLKDIIPVFEAAVKRTSEERQNILEATIQENYTSIHNSVKWRFYEAAEKYHVSRQIDKNAKLDEIVFNEVYPLFGQSDIKGSSDARNLAIKEDLTTQLTLAITVLKDACKTEQLPIYNELMFRVASYLKDVKKGLSAGDEVSILDFLSREIYPVFNHIKNISTALSQKVSVYMNRLDKKLNVVYEKRKEYENSVTLLNDKLAKFLDDKQIQAQEMFPHYFERYKTDGVEYNMYIGKSITKNKNFDSLYLYNLRLWQLQTTYEMENLAFYERKNMKHDLRVASLILVHSNPMAIKFRMDEKQFDVDGAYNIRYEIIKKRIDKAHIKGTKDRLTVPGKIAIVYSQNKDALEYVKYINYLQSKKQLGKIEFLDLEDLQGVTGLKALRVEVIYQTSFDENQTITFNDLMKEIEA; encoded by the coding sequence ATGAAAATTATAAAACCAAATTTAATTTCAGAATCGGAATTACCATTACAACTAAACGTATCTTTTAATAAGGTTTTTACCTTGTTTCAAAAGTATGCGGATATAGAACATGCAAAACACCCTTTTCATAGTTCTGCAAAAGAAATGGTAACTTTAATTAATAAATATCCTGAATTAAATGATGGTTTTTCAGACTACGCCTTATTAGACAAATATAAAGATCAAATAAATTTACTATTAAACCCTTTATTTCCAGAACCTTTACTATCTAACGAAATAAAAGCAGCAAGTATTCCTTTCTCTTTTACTTCGTTTAAATTTACAGATCGTTTTGAAGATATTATACAAAATGCAGGAGAAAATTACGAATTAACTGTTCGTAATTTTGAAGATGATGACATGTATATTATGGCATGTACATTTATTTTAGGCCATGTTTATGGCTTTAAAGTAGATGTAAAAAGACCTTTCTATTTTGATATTCCAGATAAAACATCTGGAACAATGAAATATTATAGAACTACTTTTAATGCAGATTTTTCTGAAATTACGGCTACTAAAAAAGCACCTTTACTAACAGAAAAAGACTTTAAAGAATTACTTAATAATTTTGATAACATAGCACTTTGGAAAGAAAAATTTCCTCCAAACAGTTATATTTTTAAAGGCTTTGGTCTTATTAGTTTGTTTGATGTTACATCCGAAGAGATGCTTTCATCTATTAAAGCAAACCTATTAGAAGGTGGCACAGATTTAATACCTAAGCTACAAAGTAATTTAAGAGATTTTTACAGCATAAAAGACTTAAAATTAGGCTATTCTATTTTTGACAATATCAACATAAAAATTTGTGAAACAAAGGTTAATAAATCTAACAGTTTAATTTTAAATCATGGAGCAGAAATAAATTGTGATTCCAATTACTTTTGTAATGCAATTATGGAAAAAGTGTTCAAAAACCATGAAACATTTATCATTTCTGATGTAGATCAATATGGTTTAAATACAGATCACAATCTTTTTTCTAAGAACCTTCAAGAAAACGGAATTCAAAGTATTATTTTAATTCCTATTAAAGCAACCAATAATGGAGATTTGGCTTTATTAGAAATTGCATCGCCAAGAGCATTTGATTTAAACTCGGTAAACATCAACAAGTTAAAAGATATTATTCCTGTTTTCGAAGCCGCTGTAAAAAGAACTTCAGAAGAACGACAAAATATTTTAGAAGCTACCATTCAAGAAAACTACACATCGATACATAATTCTGTAAAATGGCGTTTTTATGAGGCTGCAGAAAAATATCACGTATCACGTCAAATAGATAAAAATGCAAAATTAGACGAAATTGTATTTAATGAGGTGTACCCTCTATTTGGACAAAGTGATATAAAAGGCTCTTCTGATGCAAGAAATTTAGCAATAAAAGAAGATTTAACAACACAATTAACACTAGCAATTACAGTATTAAAAGATGCCTGTAAAACAGAACAGCTACCTATATATAATGAGTTAATGTTTCGGGTTGCTTCTTATTTAAAGGATGTAAAAAAAGGCTTATCTGCTGGTGATGAAGTAAGTATCTTAGATTTTTTAAGTAGAGAAATCTACCCTGTTTTTAATCATATAAAAAACATAAGTACAGCGCTTTCTCAAAAGGTGAGTGTTTATATGAATCGTTTAGACAAAAAACTAAACGTTGTGTATGAAAAAAGAAAAGAATACGAAAACAGTGTTACATTATTAAATGATAAGCTCGCTAAATTCTTAGACGACAAGCAAATACAAGCGCAAGAAATGTTTCCTCATTATTTTGAGCGATATAAAACAGATGGTGTAGAATACAACATGTACATAGGAAAATCTATTACAAAAAATAAAAATTTTGATAGTTTATACCTATACAACCTTCGATTATGGCAATTACAGACTACCTATGAAATGGAAAACCTAGCCTTTTACGAACGTAAAAACATGAAACACGATTTACGAGTTGCTTCTTTAATTTTAGTACATAGTAATCCTATGGCAATAAAATTTAGAATGGACGAAAAGCAATTTGATGTAGATGGTGCTTATAATATTAGATACGAAATCATTAAAAAACGTATAGATAAAGCGCATATAAAAGGCACAAAAGATCGTTTAACAGTACCAGGGAAAATAGCAATTGTATATTCTCAAAATAAAGATGCTTTAGAATATGTAAAATACATAAACTATTTACAATCTAAAAAGCAATTAGGCAAAATAGAATTTCTAGACTTAGAAGACCTACAAGGTGT
- the der gene encoding ribosome biogenesis GTPase Der: MNSIVAIVGRPNVGKSTLFNRLVQRREAIVDSVSGVTRDRHYGKSDWNGKEFSVIDTGGYITGSDDIFEGEIRKQVNLAIEEADLIVFVVNVEDGITPMDAEVAKLLRKVKKPIFTVVNKVDNAMREPDAIEFYNLGLGEYHTIASINGSGTGDLLDALAEKMPAPEEVDLEKEELPRFAVVGRPNAGKSSFINSLIGQDRNIVTNIAGTTRDSIDTKYNRFGFDFNLVDTAGIRKKSRVKEDLEFYSVMRAVRSIEYSDVIVLVVDATRGFEGQDQNIFWLAEKNRKGVVILINKWDLVEKETNTMRDFEAMVRKQIEPFTDVPIVFISALTKQRLFKAIETAVEVFQRRKTKIQTSKFNETMLEIIKNSPPPAIKGKFVKIKYCMQLPTQTPQFVFFCNLPQYVKDSYRRFLENKLRDIYDFSGVPITIYFRQK; this comes from the coding sequence ATGAATAGTATTGTTGCCATTGTAGGAAGACCAAATGTAGGAAAGTCAACGCTTTTTAATAGATTGGTGCAAAGAAGAGAAGCCATTGTAGATTCCGTTAGTGGAGTTACAAGAGATAGACATTATGGAAAATCTGACTGGAATGGAAAAGAATTTTCTGTAATTGATACCGGTGGATATATTACTGGTTCTGATGATATATTTGAAGGCGAAATTAGAAAACAGGTAAATCTAGCCATAGAAGAAGCAGATTTAATTGTTTTTGTAGTAAATGTAGAAGATGGTATTACACCTATGGATGCAGAAGTCGCTAAACTTTTACGTAAGGTTAAAAAACCAATTTTTACCGTAGTAAATAAGGTTGATAACGCAATGCGTGAACCTGATGCTATAGAATTCTACAACTTAGGTTTAGGAGAATACCATACAATTGCTTCTATTAACGGAAGTGGTACTGGAGATTTATTAGATGCTTTGGCAGAAAAAATGCCAGCTCCAGAAGAAGTAGATTTAGAAAAAGAAGAATTACCAAGATTTGCTGTTGTTGGAAGACCAAATGCAGGGAAATCATCTTTTATAAACTCTTTAATTGGGCAAGATAGAAATATTGTTACCAATATTGCTGGTACAACAAGAGATTCTATTGATACAAAATACAATCGTTTTGGATTCGATTTTAATTTAGTTGATACTGCCGGAATTCGTAAAAAATCTCGTGTAAAAGAAGATTTAGAATTTTATTCTGTAATGCGTGCTGTACGTTCTATAGAATATTCTGATGTTATTGTTTTAGTTGTAGATGCCACTCGTGGTTTTGAAGGACAAGATCAAAATATATTTTGGTTAGCAGAAAAAAACAGAAAAGGTGTTGTTATCTTAATTAATAAATGGGATTTAGTAGAGAAAGAAACCAACACAATGCGAGATTTTGAAGCAATGGTTAGAAAACAAATTGAGCCTTTTACAGATGTGCCAATTGTATTTATCTCTGCATTAACAAAACAACGTTTGTTTAAAGCAATAGAAACTGCCGTAGAAGTTTTTCAAAGAAGAAAAACTAAAATACAGACAAGTAAGTTTAATGAAACAATGTTAGAGATCATTAAAAATTCTCCACCTCCAGCTATAAAAGGGAAATTTGTAAAAATTAAATATTGTATGCAATTACCTACACAAACACCACAATTTGTGTTTTTCTGTAACTTACCACAATATGTAAAAGATTCGTACAGACGTTTTCTTGAAAATAAATTAAGAGATATTTATGATTTCTCTGGAGTACCTATTACTATTTATTTTAGACAGAAATAA